One stretch of Streptomyces hygroscopicus DNA includes these proteins:
- a CDS encoding glycosyl transferase, whose translation MSPAAPRTVHIVMPGAVADPAAPSGGNVYDRRICRDLPGAGWQVEEHAVAGDWPQPGPAARAELTRILAGLADGTAVLLDGLVACALPYIVVPQAQRLRLAVLVHLPLGDETGMAPGRAAELTALEGRTLRSVRAVVATSAWAAGRLVDLHGLVPDRVHVAAPGADIAPLASSGGAGSRLLCVASVTPRKGQLRLVEALADIPDLPWTCDCVGSLDQDPEYTARLRELIEKLGVGDRVRLLGPKTGAELDAGYAGADAMVLASYAETYGMAVTEALARGIPVLATAVGGVPEAIGQAPDGRVPGMLIDPDDPGALTAALRRWLGDPGIRRRLTAAAHERRTALAGWENTTRNLAGALEELRDEPRRAA comes from the coding sequence ATGAGCCCGGCCGCACCGCGCACGGTGCACATCGTGATGCCCGGCGCCGTGGCCGATCCGGCCGCGCCGAGCGGCGGCAACGTCTACGACCGGCGGATCTGCCGGGATCTGCCCGGCGCCGGCTGGCAGGTCGAGGAGCACGCGGTCGCGGGCGACTGGCCCCAGCCCGGCCCCGCCGCCCGCGCCGAGCTGACCCGGATCCTGGCCGGGCTGGCGGACGGCACGGCCGTCCTGCTCGACGGGCTGGTCGCCTGTGCGCTCCCCTACATCGTCGTCCCGCAGGCCCAGCGGCTGCGGCTGGCGGTGCTGGTGCATCTGCCGCTGGGCGACGAGACGGGGATGGCCCCCGGCCGGGCCGCGGAGCTGACGGCGCTGGAGGGCCGGACGCTGCGCTCGGTGCGGGCGGTGGTGGCCACCAGCGCATGGGCGGCCGGGCGGCTGGTGGATCTGCACGGGCTGGTGCCCGACCGGGTCCATGTGGCGGCGCCCGGCGCCGATATCGCGCCCCTCGCCTCCTCGGGCGGCGCGGGCTCACGGCTGCTGTGCGTGGCCTCGGTGACCCCGCGCAAGGGGCAGCTGCGGCTGGTGGAGGCGCTCGCGGACATCCCGGATCTGCCCTGGACCTGCGACTGCGTGGGATCCCTGGACCAGGACCCGGAGTACACCGCCCGGCTCCGGGAGCTGATCGAGAAGCTGGGCGTGGGCGACCGGGTGCGGCTGCTCGGCCCGAAGACCGGCGCCGAGCTGGACGCCGGTTACGCGGGTGCCGACGCGATGGTGCTCGCCTCGTACGCCGAGACCTACGGCATGGCGGTGACCGAGGCGCTCGCCCGGGGGATCCCGGTGCTGGCCACGGCCGTCGGCGGGGTTCCGGAGGCCATCGGGCAGGCACCCGACGGCAGGGTGCCGGGCATGCTCATCGACCCGGACGACCCCGGGGCGCTCACGGCGGCGCTGCGCCGCTGGCTGGGCGATCCCGGTATACGCCGCCGGCTGACCGCCGCCGCGCACGAGCGGCGCACCGCGCTGGCCGGGTGGGAGAACACCACCCGGAACCTGGCCGGTGCGCTGGAAGAGCTTCGAGACGAACCGCGGAGGGCCGCGTGA
- a CDS encoding trans-aconitate methyltransferase, which produces MKTTDVPRYTPDWLELRESADAAARSPELIEELRPRLSGPPLVIHDLGCGTGSMGRWLAPRLSGPQLWILHDRDPDLLDRAALRMPRAATDGSRIAIATARGDLARLTASTLDGASLVTASALLDVLTAEEVDGIAAACAAAECPALLALSVVGRVEITPADPLDAEITEAFNAHQRRGDLVGPDAMAVASETFARYGATVRTHASPWTLGADHAALTAEWLRGWVGAAVEHRPELAGRAEAYLRRRLAIAATGALRVVVHHRDLLALPASRTLGAAA; this is translated from the coding sequence GTGAAGACGACCGACGTACCGCGTTACACCCCCGACTGGCTGGAGCTGCGGGAGAGCGCCGACGCGGCGGCCCGCTCCCCCGAACTCATCGAGGAGCTCCGCCCCCGGCTGTCCGGCCCGCCGCTGGTGATTCACGATCTGGGCTGCGGCACCGGCTCCATGGGGCGCTGGCTGGCGCCCCGGCTGAGCGGCCCACAACTGTGGATCCTGCACGACCGCGACCCCGATCTGCTGGACCGGGCGGCCCTGCGGATGCCCCGGGCGGCCACCGACGGCAGCCGCATCGCCATCGCGACGGCGCGTGGCGACCTCGCCCGGCTGACCGCGAGCACGCTGGACGGCGCCTCGCTGGTGACGGCGTCCGCGCTGCTGGACGTGCTCACCGCCGAGGAGGTGGACGGGATCGCCGCGGCCTGCGCCGCGGCGGAGTGCCCGGCGCTGCTGGCGCTGTCCGTGGTGGGGCGGGTCGAGATCACCCCGGCCGATCCGCTGGACGCGGAGATCACCGAGGCGTTCAACGCCCATCAGCGGCGCGGCGATCTGGTGGGCCCCGACGCGATGGCGGTCGCCTCCGAGACGTTCGCCCGCTACGGCGCGACGGTACGGACCCACGCCAGCCCCTGGACGCTCGGCGCCGACCACGCCGCGCTGACGGCCGAGTGGCTGCGGGGCTGGGTGGGCGCGGCCGTGGAGCACCGGCCGGAGCTGGCCGGGCGCGCCGAGGCGTATCTGCGCCGCCGGCTGGCGATCGCGGCGACGGGCGCGCTGCGGGTGGTGGTGCACCACCGGGATCTGCTGGCGCTGCCCGCGTCCCGCACGCTGGGGGCGGCCGCGTGA